The following proteins are co-located in the Plasmodium cynomolgi strain B DNA, scaffold: 0814, whole genome shotgun sequence genome:
- a CDS encoding hypothetical protein (putative), with the protein VDKLPNICSKFHCLIEKITKPTYASNTTTKYADLVYLNYWLNYELHNIYARVKGPKNFLRSMRTVDIENKLLRELSDCMYNINDDDIENMNVLYRLYNNYNEMNKIIKTYIPNEESFMKYANNWTDKYKEVEKKCLTPSKPFCKALYAFKKNMMKLI; encoded by the coding sequence GTAGATAAACTTCCTAAtatttgttcaaaatttcattgtttaattgaaaaaattacaaaaccAACGTATGCATCAAATACTACTACTAAGTACGCCGATTTGGTATACTTAAACTATTGGTTAAATTAtgaattacataatatatatgccaGAGTTAAGGGTCCAAAAAACTTTCTTCGAAGTATGAGAACTGTGgatatagaaaataaattattgcGTGAATTGAGTGATTGtatgtataatattaatgatgatgatatagaaaatatgaatgtCCTATATCGTTTATACAATAACTACAatgaaatgaataaaataatcaaaacATATATACCAAATGAAGAATCCTTTATGAAATACGCTAATAATTGGACTGATAAATACAaggaagttgaaaaaaaatgtcttacTCCATCGAAACCTTTTTGTAAAGCACTTTAtgccttcaaaaaaaatatgatgaaattgatt